In Bifidobacterium sp. ESL0775, the following are encoded in one genomic region:
- the pheT gene encoding phenylalanine--tRNA ligase subunit beta, which translates to MPMVDIDWLKEHVEVPAGLTYEQLAKDLVHVGLEEEEIHASQVTGPIVVGYVVDCTPEPQKNGKTINWCHVDVGEKYNDTDENGNKVPRGIVCGAPNMAAGEKVVVTLPGAVLPGDFKIEPRKTYGHISNGMCASERELGLGSDHSGIILLNHYGFSKEETDALKPGDDAMHLLHLDQPVLEINITPDRGYTMSYRGVAREYHHSTGAAYTDPVVALNAETPKVAENGKGDIEVEIEDNNPIHGVPGCDRYYARIVRNFDPSAETPSWMRRRLIRAGMRSISLAVDVTNYVMMDLGQPMHAYDLDKICGPIVVRRANQGETLTTLDGKKHDLSVEDLLITDSPDGKRGSRILGLAGVMGGLYGEVTADTKNILLESAHFDQVTIARSARRHKTPSEASKRYERGVDYALQPAAAQMAADLMAKYGHGEPSDTPIDVNNTQPREAIDFKFTETKRLTGLDTSDQRIREILEDIGCKVSDGKEEGHISVVPPTWRPDLTMPCDLVEEIARLVGYDEIPITMPPAPVEGEVGLTPDQQRQRDVANELAEYGLVETLSYPFVGDADFKAFGYDADEIKPVSVEVANPLAGDRPYLRREVLPTLAQTVQRNLRRGLENISLYEIGHVYLWDPNAPAIPALPGGQRPSEEELKALDAGLPEQPLHVAAILTGKAIETGWLGESRDVDYSDAVEAMNRVADRLGAKVQIVQPEPQDVPMQWHPGRAAKVMAGDTFVGMVGELHPHVNAALGFPEHSAAFELNLTALFATLSGKPVQAKPISTFPPVKQDLAFTVSDTVTAAQLQQVIEEAAGDNLESIELFDVFSGDQLGEHQKSLAYSVTFRSPDKTLTSDDTEAIRKAIVDKAKAIGAELRA; encoded by the coding sequence ATGCCAATGGTAGATATTGACTGGCTCAAGGAGCACGTCGAGGTTCCGGCTGGTCTTACATACGAACAGCTTGCCAAGGATCTGGTTCACGTCGGCCTTGAGGAAGAGGAGATTCACGCCTCGCAGGTCACCGGCCCGATCGTGGTCGGCTATGTGGTGGACTGCACGCCCGAGCCGCAGAAGAACGGCAAGACCATCAACTGGTGCCACGTCGATGTCGGCGAGAAATACAACGACACTGACGAAAATGGCAACAAGGTGCCGCGCGGCATCGTCTGCGGCGCGCCGAACATGGCGGCCGGCGAGAAGGTCGTCGTCACCCTGCCGGGAGCGGTATTGCCCGGCGATTTCAAGATCGAACCGCGCAAGACCTACGGCCACATCTCCAACGGCATGTGTGCCTCGGAGCGTGAGCTGGGGCTGGGCAGCGACCACAGCGGCATCATCCTCCTGAACCACTACGGTTTCAGCAAGGAAGAGACCGACGCGCTGAAGCCCGGCGACGACGCGATGCACCTGCTGCATCTCGATCAACCGGTGCTCGAGATCAACATCACCCCGGATCGCGGCTATACGATGTCCTACCGTGGCGTGGCGCGCGAATACCACCATTCCACCGGTGCGGCCTACACTGATCCGGTCGTCGCGCTCAACGCCGAGACCCCGAAGGTCGCCGAGAATGGCAAGGGCGACATCGAAGTCGAGATCGAGGACAACAACCCGATCCACGGTGTGCCCGGATGCGACCGCTATTATGCGCGTATCGTGCGTAACTTCGACCCGTCGGCCGAGACGCCGAGCTGGATGCGGCGTCGCCTGATCCGCGCCGGCATGCGTTCGATCTCGCTGGCTGTGGACGTCACCAACTATGTGATGATGGACTTGGGTCAGCCGATGCACGCCTACGACCTCGACAAGATTTGCGGGCCGATCGTCGTCCGCCGCGCGAATCAGGGCGAGACCCTGACGACACTCGACGGCAAGAAGCATGACCTGAGCGTCGAGGATCTGCTCATCACCGATTCGCCCGATGGCAAGCGCGGCTCCCGTATCCTTGGCCTCGCCGGCGTTATGGGCGGCCTTTACGGCGAAGTCACCGCCGACACCAAGAACATTCTTCTGGAGTCTGCCCACTTCGATCAGGTGACCATCGCCCGTTCCGCTCGTCGTCACAAGACCCCGTCCGAGGCGTCCAAGCGCTACGAGCGCGGTGTGGATTATGCGTTGCAGCCTGCAGCTGCTCAGATGGCCGCCGACCTGATGGCCAAGTACGGCCACGGCGAACCATCCGATACGCCTATCGACGTCAACAACACCCAGCCGCGTGAGGCCATCGATTTCAAGTTCACCGAGACCAAGCGTCTCACCGGACTCGACACCTCCGACCAGCGTATCCGCGAGATTCTCGAGGACATCGGCTGCAAGGTCAGCGACGGCAAGGAAGAAGGCCACATTTCCGTGGTGCCTCCGACCTGGCGTCCGGATCTCACGATGCCCTGCGACCTGGTTGAGGAAATCGCGCGTCTCGTCGGTTATGACGAGATTCCGATCACCATGCCTCCGGCGCCTGTCGAAGGCGAAGTCGGGCTGACCCCTGACCAGCAGCGCCAGCGCGACGTGGCCAATGAGCTTGCCGAATATGGTCTCGTGGAGACGTTGAGCTATCCGTTCGTCGGCGATGCCGACTTCAAGGCATTCGGCTACGACGCCGACGAAATCAAGCCGGTGAGCGTCGAAGTCGCCAACCCGTTGGCCGGCGACCGTCCGTACCTGCGTCGTGAAGTCCTGCCGACACTGGCCCAGACCGTGCAACGCAATCTGCGTCGCGGCCTCGAGAACATCTCGCTCTACGAGATTGGTCACGTCTATCTCTGGGATCCGAACGCCCCGGCCATTCCGGCTCTGCCCGGTGGCCAGCGCCCGAGCGAAGAGGAGCTCAAGGCGCTCGATGCCGGTCTGCCCGAACAGCCGTTGCACGTCGCCGCGATTCTGACCGGCAAGGCCATCGAAACTGGTTGGCTCGGCGAAAGCCGCGACGTCGACTATAGCGATGCCGTTGAAGCGATGAACCGCGTTGCCGACCGTCTCGGCGCCAAGGTCCAGATCGTGCAGCCCGAACCGCAGGACGTGCCGATGCAATGGCATCCGGGTCGCGCCGCCAAGGTCATGGCCGGCGACACGTTCGTCGGCATGGTTGGCGAGCTGCATCCGCACGTCAATGCCGCGCTCGGCTTCCCTGAGCATTCCGCTGCGTTCGAACTGAACCTGACCGCCCTCTTCGCCACGCTGAGTGGCAAGCCGGTGCAGGCCAAGCCGATTTCGACCTTCCCGCCGGTCAAACAGGATCTTGCGTTCACGGTTTCCGATACGGTCACCGCCGCGCAATTGCAGCAGGTCATCGAAGAGGCCGCAGGTGACAATCTCGAGTCCATCGAGCTCTTCGACGTGTTCTCCGGCGACCAGCTGGGCGAGCACCAGAAGTCCCTTGCTTACTCGGTCACTTTCCGCTCTCCGGATAAGACGCTCACCAGCGACGACACGGAGGCCATCCGCAAGGCTATCGTCGATAAGGCGAAAGCCATCGGCGCCGAGCTGAGGGCCTGA